The sequence atggaatcctacttagccataaaaaagaatgaaattttgccattttcaacaacatggatggacttgaagggtataatgcttagtgaaataagtcaaacaaagaaagacaaatactgtgtgttatCACTTACAcatgggatctaaaatatgaaacaaatgagtgaatataataaaacagaagcagacttacagagacacacacacacacacacacacacacacacactacatcttctttatccattcatctcttgatggacattcaggttgcttccacgtcttagctgttgtaaacagtgctgctatgaactttggggtgcatgttatcgttttgaattaagagttttctttggatatatgcccaggagtgggattgcaggataatatggtagctctatttttagtttcttaaggagccgccatactgttttccatcgtggctgcaccaatttacattctgtgTGGGTGTGGTTTCCCCTAATCTAAGGTTTCCCCTAACGTCAATGTGTTACATAAAACACAATAAGCAAGTGAATTCCAATCTTCTCTGTTAAAGGTGAACCTGGCATTGCCTGTCAGGCTATGTACAATGTGGAAAGGAGAGAATATAAATAAGGATTAAATGTGCCATGCTAGGAAGGTGGTCACGGGTTCCATTCACAGAGAACACTGCAGACCCCTGCTTCAATGTGTATATGTACTTCTTAGCACGTGCACACGAATCTTAATCCACCCTCCAATGTTACAGAGAGCCTGGAAGCTGTAGAAGCACTCCAACGTTACGATTTAAAACCACTGCGACCAGCAAAGATACACACTTTCAACCAAGTAAGATCGATCCCTTTAAAACTATTAAGAGACTTTCAAAATCCTTGTGTTGAAAATGTCCCAACCAAGTAAGAGTACATAACTTAATTGAAATTTTCTGTCAAATCAAGGATGTGctcaaaagaaaacagtgaaaaactCCATCTTTAGAAAAGAGAACTTTTGTTTTGTACTTACTGTCTCAGGGCAGGAGAACTTGGAAGAAATGTGGAAACTGATGAGCTTCTCACCCACGAGAATGTACGACACCCCATAGCCGTCGTCAGCAACCTACGGAAAAGCAGGTTTAAATGGATccgtggggggacttccctggcggtccagtggttgaggccccacgcttccactgcagggggcacgggttccgtCCCTGgccggggaattaagatcctgcatgccacggggCATGGCCAATCCATCAATAGAACTCTGGGCAATGAGGCCACGGGCAAAGGGAATTTCTGACATTTTCACTCGGAGACTGCCATCAATGTCTGCAGACGCTTGGCCACTTACCGGTCCAAAGCCGCCTCCGCTTGACACGTACTCTGGATTCCTTTCCAAATTGAACAGTTCCACCTGCTGCTGAGGGGTCTGGCTGGTGGATAATCTCCAAGGCTCAGATAGCACCTGTggaggaaaacaaggaaatgtTTCAACAACGCTTCCCAATTCCATCCTCTTCTGTCCCCGAGGAGCCCGGGTGGAAGACAAGAAAGGGCTTGCTCGGTGTTCAGACTGTTTCAGACACCAGAGGCCTACGTCCCTGAAGGCCTCGCCGGCTCGGGGCAGGAGGTCTGCGGAGAGGGATGGAGCAGGTGAGGACACCCGGACTGGAGGGGCCAACACCGGCTGATGGGGTCTTAAGGCAGGGAAGGTGGCAGATACGTGGAGTCAGATTCGGAATGggggcagtggtgtgctggagctgaCTGGTACCAGCTCCCCCGAGCTGGCTGCCAAATTTCCGGAATTTTCCAAGCTGCttgttaaacacagccattattaaaaaattcaattttattgggacttccctggcggtccagtggttaagactccacacttccactgcagggggcatgggttcaacccctggctggggagctgagAGCTCGCATGGCGCGTGGCACGGccgagaaaaaagaaagaaacactcaGAGCTCATCACCTGCTAATTATTTTAGTACGAGCCATGGCATTCCAGGGGTTGAAGAAATGCGGCTCCAGCTTTCCATGGTGAGGACACTTGAGCCCCAAGACCCGGCTGTGAGGCCAGTTCCGACTGGCAAAGCTGTACTACTGATCTACTAAGTTTGGGTTCAGCCGAGAAAGCTGAGCGGGCTGCCCCCCAAGTGACTCACCTCCTTCAGGAAAGGAGAGTCAACAGCGAGGTATTTGGACACCACGTAGAGGCAGAAGAGGTGGCGGTCGATCCCCGAGCCGGTCATTGCCAGGCGGCACAGGTGCTGATGCTTCCTGGATGCAATCTTGAATAACTTGAGCCTCTGTTCAGCCTAAAATAACAAAAGACGGGGACTTTCAAGTCGCGCCTCACGGGCTAGGCTGCAGGATGCGGCTCAGGGCCCTCCCCTCCAGCGGTCCGACAGGGTGCTGAGAAAGCAGGTCACCAGTGGCGGTgcgggtgcgggggggggggccctGGGTGGTTGCCAAGGCGACCTGACCAGAAACCCCACCGGCCGACTGCCGCTTCCGCAGATTCGCTGCGAACGGGGCGGCGTGGAGGCTGCAGGGGGACAAGTTGTTGGAGAGGCAGTTTCGGGGTCCTGTGTACAGCCCACTGGGCACCGTTCCACCTTTTGTACAAATGAGACCACCAAGCAGGTAGGAGAGCTCCAGCCTCCGAGTCTCATCAGGTGGAAATGACGGTCCGTCCCTCTCAGCGGGCTGCGATGTTCCTGCGGGTCATAAATAACCCTCCAGAGCGGTCTGGAAGCTCTACTAAAACAGCGCTTCCGGGGCCTCCAGGGTGGACCCGAAAAGCCTGCTTCAGCTTCATCTGGGCCCTGTTCAGTCAATCACAGCACGAGGTGACACGGCACCCTTCCGTGGGATGTGGAGGCCCATCCGGGCTTCGGCCCACCCACTCCAGAACTGGTCCTCAAGGCTGATTCTGAAGGCAGCTGATGACAGATCAGAGCAATCCGTCACAAGACCTACTGAGCTCTTCCCACAGAATCGAAAGCCCTTCCAGAAGGGAGCTTCCTCCAGAGCAGAGCAGGAGCCCTGGGCCATGTCTCCTCGGGGGTCAGCAGGCACCTGCACTCCGGGTCAGGTGGAACTGGCCGCGGGTGGGCCTGAGCCCCTAACTAGGTGTGCGGCCCAGCAGTTGGCCGAATTCATCTAAGTCTCTGTTCCTTTATCTACAAAAATGAACGGATGATACTTCATGGGCCACCGCTAGGGTTGTCACAGGCAACGTACAGAAAACCTGGAGCCCCGAGCCTGTTCAAGGAGCTTCTGCGTGGGCGGCTTCAGGAACCCCAAGCAGAAGGCTCCTGTGATAGTCCCTGTCTTCCCGGCCGGACGCCGACTCCTTGCACTGTCTTGCAGCGTCTCCCTGCCACTCCTTTATTCACTGGCTGTGTCCTGCTCTGATTTAAAGACTCTTAGGAAGTATAATCTGATTTACAGAAGTTACAGAAGGACAGAAGATTGATGCAAACATGAACCTTTGTGTCTGTCCTGAcggttacttttcttttttgaaattttttcttttttttttttgccacaccacgagGCATGCAGGAGCTTAGCTCCCCGACCACGggttgaacccgcaccccctgcagtggaagcgtggagtcctaaccactggaccaccagggaagaccccgaTGGTCACCTTTTAATACTCTCTGTCCCTTCGAGAGGGGTGAAGGAAAGGAGATGCTGGATATGGACCTGCTGGAGAAAGTATGCATGGGATTTAATCAGGGAAGGCTGCGTGTCAACCTCAGGGGCTGTTCTGTGAAAAGCACTGTCCCGCTCCCGGCCGGGCAGCACCTACCGTCTGCGTGGGGTCCACCATGGCCAGCACAAAGTTGCACGACTCAGTGGTGCAGGAACGCACGGTCTCCGTCCTGCCCTCTCGGAAGAGCCGGGTCATGGAGGCCTCGTAGGTGAGGGAAAATTTGCCCATGtcctgggaaaggaaaaatattttaacacaagGCAGGGCATGTTGACAAACCAAAGCATAAGAGGGCATCGCTTAAGGTCAGCCGGGAAAAGCACACTCCGTCAGCTGCAGTTTTTAGTCATCGTCAATTTTTACTCGGGCTTATGCAGCAGGCAGGTGGAAACGTCATTAGCTTTGCAAAGGAAGGGGGGCGGGTCCAGGTTTCTGTTTCCAGATGCAACTGGTGCCATGACCCAATTTCCTGAGTTTCACACACCTGCCCGAGTGCAGACGTGGCTATGGAGGGATACAGGACAGGACCAGGAGATCGGCAGGCAGGAGTAGGAAATTATTTAACTTCAGGAGAGGGGGCTGGTTGGGAATGTCCTCCTCCAGGGAGCGGGAAGTGGGTGGGTGGCCGGCGCCTGCAGcgcacagccccccaccccccagtagacaggagggagagaaagcaggAGGGAACAGCTGTGTGGGAGCTGGCAGAGGCGGTGGGAGACAGACGGGAGGTCTCTTTAGAATGTTCGCATTTTCTCGGTGAAATAAGTTCACCTCCTGAGAGTGAGGATGGGGAGGCGGCACTGGAGTCAGAAGGggggtgtggggcttccctggtggcgcagtggttgagagtctgcctgccgatgcaagggacgcgggttcgtgtcccggtccgggaggatcccacatgccgcggagcggctgggcccgtgagccgtggccgctgcgcctgtgcgtccggagcctgtgctccgcaacgggagaggccgcagcagtgagaggcccgcgtaccgcaaaaaaaaaaaaaaaagggggggtgtgTGAAACAGGCTCTAAGGGCACAGCGAGTGGGTGGTCTGGGGTCATCAGAGTCAGGGCTCATGAATTAAGGAAGATGAGCCAGCGATTTGGGGTGTTTCTCCGGCCACGCAGGACCAAAGCAGGCAGACACCTGGACTGCGCTGGCGACGCGTCTGCTGCGCTTGGGGCCCCAGGGCCGAGGTCGGGGTGACGGTGACAGGCTGTGGAATCCAAGtccaggaggaaaagagggaggcaAGATGGGAACAGAGAAGGGCAGGGTGCAGGCCCTGACGGGGTCCAGGAACGCGGGCgtcagggagcagaggggaggcgGATGATGGCAGGGCTAGAGGCGCCGGTGGCTGGGACCCTGCAGGTGAAGTGCAGATGGCACAGCAGGTGATGCTCGAGAGCTGGCTCAGGTCCACGGGAGCGCGGGGCAGCCCAGCACCCGTGCCATGGGAGGAAACCATCTGCAAACCACCTGCTCGAAGACGACCAGGTTCCCCCACGTGGACGGGAAAGTGCTGAGCGGCAGTTTGTAGACCCAGATGATCCCCGACCAGACGACATCCCTCTGGGCATTTGGTGGTGGCCCCAGGGTGACAGGGGACACCCTGCAATAGGCCGATACTGTTAAGTAAGTTCAGGAGCTGGCAAGGCTGAACCTCCGGTGTGCGAGCCAGACCCGTGAGTAGCATTGCAGggctcttccccccacccccaaggctgGTAGGGTTGACTTAACCTTGGCTGTCCCCGCCATCCTGCATGTACAGGGATGAAGCCAGCCGGCCATGGGGTCTGAGTGCCATCCCAGCCTCTGGTGGCCCCCAGCGCCCAGCACAAAGACCCACCAGCTCACAACACTCGTCCTTTAATACACCGGTTATTAAATTTCCCTTGGATGGGGTCCGAGAGGTTCTAACTCCTCATTCTGGCCTACGGTCAGCAGGGGGTCCCAGGTCATTTGCCAAATATGCCTTTGGGAGAACTGCCTACAGGAGGGGAGCTTACTATGGGGGTGCTTTCCAAGGGGCTCATCATGAAACACTGGGGAGCacggagggaaggaggggacaaGGAAGAAGTATAAATGTGGTATTTTAGTCATTTAATACAGGTTAACTTGGGATAGATGATGCAATGATTTATTTGAAGTCAGCTTTCCAACATCAAACTTTAACTGTGTAAGTGGTCAGCGCAATCATGCATTACacccacaattttaaaaaatggccatCTCAAAACCTCGTGGCCAACGCACTGAATATTAGTGTGCTCAGACCCCTCACAGAGCCAAGCTGGGTTATGCCTGCAGCCCACTTAACCTGCTGCGACCAGCCTCCACAACGAGCCCTGTCCCTGACAGAGCTGGCCTTCAACCAAGCGTGCAGGAAAGAATCTTTGAACAGATGAATCTGATTTACACTATTAACAGATCACTTCAATCGATCATTTTCAGTAGACTGAGTGCCATGTGAAGAATTGGTGTGGGCGGAGAGAACAAGAAGGACGTTCTGGTTGTTTCTAGCCGGAGCGCAAAGAATAAATGAGCCCTTAGGGTATTAAAACAACCCTTAACTTTGAAAGAGTAACTTGATTTAAGAGTCACTGTAATACATGcttatgcaaaaaattaaaacatagaaaaatataagaaaatgaagatcAATCCTCAGAGCACTGCCTGCCAatattttccatctctccttTCCAGACTTTGCATAGAATAAAGTGAGAGTCAGGAAACGTTGTCTGTAAAATGCAGGTGGTAAATATCATCGTCCTGGTGGGCCAGGTGGTCTCTGCTGCAACTTTTCAGCTCTGCCACCGTAGCTCACAAATAGCCACGGACAATACGCCAAAAAGTGGGTATGACCACGTGCCCATAAACTCGATCTCTGCTCTCTGAAATTTCATTTGACTTTCACCTATCACAAaacaatcttaatttttttcaactattaAAACTGTaagaccagggacttccctggtggtgcagtggttaagaatccgcctgccaatgcaggggacatgggttcgagccctggtccaggaaggtcccacatgccatgaagcaactaagcccgtgcgccataactactgaagcccacgtgcctagagcccgcgtgccacaactactgagcccgcgtgccacaattactgaagcctgcacgcctagagcccgtgctctgcaacaagagaagccgccgcgatgagaagcccgcacaccgcaacaaagagtagcccccattcgccgcaactagagaaagcccgcgcgcagcaacgaaaacccaacactgccaaaaataaataaataataaaataaataaattttacaaataaataacgATGAAAAATGCACTCaatgaaacaaatttttataAGGGAAATGAGTTATGtaacgcagcaacgaagacccaacgcagtcaaaaaaacaacaaagaaagtaAGACCATTCTCCACTCAAGGGCCATGTGAACTAGCTGAAGggcccctgcagcctgtgggccaGAGTTTGCGGATCACTTGTAAACGATGAATAACATCTTGTTTTATGACTAAGTTTTTTCACAGAATACACCATAGACATCACTTAATAGTTACATAATATTCCATGTACAAAAATGCCACAGTCTAACAAATTTCACTTTGAGAACCTTTCAGATTGCTTCAAATTTTTACAGAGGGGCACGCTTAAACTCATCTTTGTCAACCTGTCCTTTCACTGAATACAATTCTCAAAGTAGAATTTGCTGGGTAAACGGGTGTGCCTTCCCAGCGATTCTTCAGGCTGTGTGCGCCCTACAGGTGACCATTCCCAACTGCTGAGTTCGAACACCCCTTTCTCAGGCCACCCTTCCAAACACAGAATGTAGAAAAGCTCTTTGCAAACTGCACAGGCAAAAACTCAGTCTTATTTAAGCTGCACTCATTAGATTCCTAGTAAGATTAAACTCTTGCTGCACATTCCCTgactgtttgctggtatttttcttctcttgtgaacCACCAATTTCTGCTCTGACTCCATGTTTTTCTATTGGGCGGTTTATTTTCCTGAAATGGAACCATCTAGCCAGTTTTTCCAAGTCCACTGATGACTCAAGTCATTCCTTCCCATCAATGTTAAATGAATTGCTATATGGTTTCACAGAACTATTCTGGCACCAAAACCACACCGTATTAATTACTATAAGCTTCTGATTTCtatatttttggctttgaaaGAACAAGTCACCACCTCAGCCTGCCCCGTGTCCACCTGACCACTCTTCCTTTTCAGAATATTACTGTTTATTCTCATATAAACGTTAGCCCTCCAGATGAACGTGAAGGTAAAGCGGTCAAGCTCCTTTCCTACAAGCAACTCCGGACCTCTTACTATGTTCACACTGCACGCGTGAACCGGGAACATCCATCTCCACGGTGACGAGTCTTTCTATCCAAAATCACagccttctctccctttctgagAGTCCATCCCTTCTCGACAGCTCTGGGCGTTCCTTCCCAAAGGTCCCGTCTGCTTTATAAACAGAcgcctggcgggccagtggttaggactccacgctttcactgccgagggcccgggttcaatccctggtcggggaactcagatcccacaagccgcgtggcacggcACACATGCCCGCatgaaggaacaaagaaagaaagaaacatctgGGGTCCCAGATTTTTGTTTCCGGTTTGCATCACATTTTCCTACTATGTTTCCTGCTTGGCTATTGTGGCTGTACGAGCAAGATGCTGGTCTCTGTATAATTCTGCACCGGGCCTCCTTCCCGAACACGCCTCTTAACCGTAAAAGCTCTTCCGCCCGCTCCATCTTCGGAGCAGATGTGCGAATATTCCTCCGGTCCCATGATTCTGTCGGCTGCACTCGCTGTACTTCATGGAAAGCTGTCTGGGAACAGCCTCCTGGAGCCTCCTCGTCCTTCTTGTTTTAATGGGGTCGCCTCCACACATTACCTTTGAGGAATACGCTGCTGGCTGATACACGATGAGATTTACCGTGTTAAGGAAACAGCCCCTATACTAAGAGTTATCGAGACAGGATGCTACGTTTTGAATGCCTCGTTAGCATCTGCCGCAATGACTGGTTTCTTCTCTGATCTAGTAATATGACTTAATCTACTATCAGATTTACTAAGACCAAACCGTCCTCCTGCCGCTGCTATTAACTATTGCTGGTGATTATATTTTCCCTATACTGGTAGATGCTATTTGCTCTTATTTTACTTAGATTTTTGCATCTGCATTTGTGAGCACAATTGGTCCGTGGCTTTCTTTATTCGTGCATCCATCAGCTGAAAAGCTGTATCACAGCAGTTGAGGACATGGGTTCTAGAACTAGCTTGCTTGGATCCAAGCTCAGCTTTGCCGCAAACGAGCTATAGATTGCAGGCAGGATACCCCACCTCCTCGAGTATAAAGTGGAGATGAGAAAGTACCCTCCCCGGGGTTGCTATGAGGGTTAACCGGCTGCTGCCAGCACTCAGCCCGGCACCGGGCAGGCTCCGTGCAGGTAACTGTCATGACCAGAGTGAGGCTAGTCCTGGCAGGCCATCAggcagcttccttccttcctgaagccTCTGGAGCTGCCCACTCTTCAAAGCCACGAAGCTGCTGCCACCCGGTTCACACTCCAACCACCTGTCTGTCATCCATGCACACCGACCTTCTCAGATTGTCTACCTTGTCTGGGGTCCACTTTACTCATTTGTGTTCCTGCAGAAAATCCTCATTTCATCGAGATTTTCAAATGTGTTGCTATGGAACCTAGGATCCTCTTATTTAAATCGTCTCTGTATCTGAAGTGTCACCACCTCCTCAGTTCCTAACGCTGCAGACTTACGTGCCATTtgcttatcaatttttaaaaatcaagataattAAATCTAAGATCCAGGACCTCAATCCCGTTATATCTTTTAGTCACTTGATCTGCCAGGCAAAGCTCAAGTCTCCTACAATGACTGTGCTTCTCTCCAACCGCTTTGGGTGCATTCATTTCAGGGAATGTGTTACTTGGGAAAAGAAAGCATCATCATGATCgtgaccatcttttttttttttaaattttatttatttttttgcacagcaggttcttattagttatccattttatacatattagtgtatatatgtcaatcccaatctcccaattcatcacaccaccaccacacccgccgctttccccccttggtgtccatacatttgttctctacatctgtgtatctatttctgccctgcaaaccggttcatctgtaccatttttctaggttccacatatatgcattaatatatgatatttgtttttctctttctaaattacttcactctgtatgacagtctctagatccacccacacctctacaaatgacccaatttcgttcctttttatagctgagtaatgttccattgtatagatgtaccacttcttctttatccattcatctgttgatgggcatttaggttgcttccatgtcctggttattgtaaatagtgctgcaaagaacattggggtgcatatgtctttttgaattatggttttctctgggtatatgccaagtagtgcgattgctggatcatatggtgactctatttgtagctttttaaggaacctccatactgttctccatagtggctgtactctccattgcatatccttgcctcctctgtcatagatcagttgaccataggtgcgtgggtttatctttgggctttctatcctgttccatttagagaaatgtctctttagaccttctgcccatttttggattgggttgtttgtttttttaatattgagatgcataagctgtttatatattttggagattaatcctttgtccgttgattcatttgcaaatattttctcccattctgacattgatctatattcctgtttttgtgccagtaccatatcgccttgattactgtagctttgtagtatagtctgaagtcagggagcctgattcctccaactccgttctTTTCCccttaagactgctttggctattcaggatcttttgtgtctccataaaaaatttaagattctttgttctagttctgtaaaaaatgccattggtaatttgatagggattgcattgaatctgtagattgctttgggtagtatagtcatgttcacaatatttgttcttccaatccaagaacatggtatatctctccatctgtttgtatcatctttaatttctttcatcagtgtcttatacttttctgcatacaggtcttttgtctccctNNNNNNNNNNNNNNNNNNNNNNNNNNNNNNNNNNNNNNNNNNNNNNNNNNNNNNNNNNNNNNNNNNNNNNNNNNNNNNNNNNNNNNNNNNNNNNNNNNNNNNNNNNNNNNNNNNNNNNNNNNNNNNNNNNNNNNNNNNNNNNNNNNNNNNNNNNNNNNNNNNNNNNNNNNNNNNNNNNNNNNNNNNNNNNNNNNNNNNNNNNNNNNNNNNNNNNNNNNNNNNNNNNNNNNNNNNNNNNNNNNNNNNNNNNNNNNNNNNNNNNNNNNNNNNNNNNNNNNNNNNNNNNNNNNNNNNNNNNNNNNNNNNNNNNNNNNNNNNNNNNNNNNNNNNNNNNNNNNNNNNNNNNNNNNNNNNNNNNNNNNNNNNNNNNNNNNNNNNNNNNNNNNNNNNNNNNNNNNNNNNNNNNNNNNNNNNNNNNNNNNNNNNNNNNNNNNNNNNNNNNNNNNNNNNNNNNNNNNNNNNNNNNNNNNNNNNNNNNNNNNNNNNNNNNNNNNNNNNNNNNNNNNNNNNNNNNNNNNNNNNNNNNNNNNNNNNNNNNNNNNNNNNNNNNNNNNNNNNNNNNNNNNNNNNNNNNNNNNNNNNNNNNNNNNNNNNNNNNNNNNNNNNNNNNNNNNNNNNNNNNNNNNNNNNNNNNNNNNNNNNNNNNNNNNNNNNNNNNNNNNNNNNNNNNNNNNNNNNNNNNNNNNNNNNNNNNNNNNNNNNNNNNNNNNNNNNNNNNNNNNNNNNNNNNNNNNNNNNNNNtgattgccatggctaggacttccaaaactatgtttaataatagtggtgagagtggacatccttgtcttgttcctgatcttagaggaatgctttcagtctttcaccattgagaatgatgtttgctgtgggtttgtcgtatatg is a genomic window of Physeter macrocephalus isolate SW-GA chromosome 16, ASM283717v5, whole genome shotgun sequence containing:
- the CPT1A gene encoding carnitine O-palmitoyltransferase 1, liver isoform codes for the protein MPSYALVCQHALPCVKIFFLSQDMGKFSLTYEASMTRLFREGRTETVRSCTTESCNFVLAMVDPTQTAEQRLKLFKIASRKHQHLCRLAMTGSGIDRHLFCLYVVSKYLAVDSPFLKEVLSEPWRLSTSQTPQQQVELFNLERNPEYVSSGGGFGPVADDGYGVSYILVGEKLISFHISSKFSCPETDSHRFGKNVKQAMFDIVSLFGLSSNSRK